Genomic DNA from Pseudomonas fitomaticsae:
AGCGGTCGCTGCAGAGCCATCCAGACCTGTCGCAGCAATTGGTAAACGGCCAGGATCGACATCGCCACGAAGAACAGCAGGCTCCACTCCGGGATGCTCAGGTCGAACAGCGTCCAGGACAATTCCGCGCAATCGGCCGTGTCGTTGAACATACGCATCAGGGCGCATAACCACGGCAGGCTGCTGAACATTTCTTCCGGCCCGGGCGCGCAATGCGCCAGCCTCTGCAGGGAATCACTTTGCAGCAGCACTTGCCGCCACGCCGCTGTCGTCCCGCCAAGGCTGGTCAACAACGCCATCGTCCAATACAGCGACAGACCGACACGTTGTGGCCCATGGACCGCAGCCACACCACAACAAAGGGTGAGGACGCTCATGAACAGACGCTGGACCAGACACAGACTGCAAGGCACCAGACCGACCGCGTATTCGAGGTAATAAGAAGCTCCCAGGGCCAGAATCCCCGCAGTGAAAGCCATAAAGAACAGGGAGCGTGAGCAGGCCAACGACATGGCTTATCCGTAACAATAGAGACAGGCAGTTACGGTAGAGGAAAGGGCCTCGGGCTTTCAAGACAGGGTAATGGCGACACTTCACCAGAGGTGTAGGGAAATCCCGACAGAGACGAGAGGATTCTGCGAAGTCCGCTGTAGGACTTTGTTCCGGAGGTGGTTTTCCGAAGGTTATTCAATCACTCGGGAAGAAACGGAGGAGCAAGCTCCTCCATCTCGATCACGCGCGAGCCGCCACCGGTAGCGGTGCTGCGAGCAAGCGCTCGTCCAGCAGGCCGAGGCCCTCCTGGAACAGCATGTTGCTACGGTCAGTGTCGCCAAGCCGTGCCAGAAGACGAGCCAGTTCCGCGCACGATTCCGGATTGCGCTGCACGCGCAGACTGCTTTCCAGATAGTCCCGCGCCTTGCCCCACAGGCTTGCTTGCAGGCACAAGCGCCCCAGGGTCAGCAGTAGACTGGCATCCCCCGGATGATCCTTGAGCCAGCCCTCGGCCGTCTGCAACTGACGCGTCGGATCGCTGCCACGCACGAGACCGTAAAGGCGCGCCAGATGGCTGTCGTACTTGCGCTTGAGCGCCGTGCGCAGCAGCTCTTCCGCTTCGACCTGAGCACCCAGCTGACGCAGTTGCTCGGCGTAGGCCAGCACCAGCGCCGGCTCCTGGCGCTGGGCAGACGTCAGTTGCTGCCAGGCGCGGTTGAGCGACTGCAAACCGACTGCGCCATCCTCTTCACGCTGGGCCGCCAGGGACAGGTTTTCTCCCCAGGCACGACGCTCGAGCTCGGTCAGTTCGGCCGGCGGCAGGACTTTGTCCTTGCGCAGCTCCGGCAATAGCCGGATCACCGACGACCAGTCACCGCGCTGCTGATGCAGGCGCTGCAACTGGCGCAAGGTCTGGACATTGTGCGGATGGCGCTCGTGCATCGCCTGCAAGGTGACCAACGCACCATCGGTATCGCCACGATCGGTCTGCAGCTGCGCATGGCTGAGGGCGATCGCCAGCTCGGCCTGCGGCTGACGCTCGAGCGCGCGTTCCAGCAGGCGATCGCTTTCCTCGTAATGACCTTGTTCGTTGGCGGCGCGGGCGGCGCCCAGGTAATAGAGCAACGGTTGACGCTCGGCTTCGGCGGCCCGGTAAAGGTGACGCTGAGCGCTGGCCCAACGACCTTCGGCCAGGTCGAGCTGACCATGCTCGATCGCCACCTGCACACGTCGGCTGCGGTTACGTCGCGACCATGGATTGACCACTCCACCGGAGGTCAGCACCAGCTCGACCAGCGCCTTGATGCCCCAGACCAGCAGCCAAAGCACCGCCACCACCGCCAGGGTCGCCCACAGGCTCGATTCATAACGAAAGCTTTTGTAGGCGACCAGCACGTAACCGGAATGCTCGGCAATCGCCAGGCCCAGCGCCGCCGTTGCCGCGATCACCAGAAACACGATCACATACAGGCGCTTCATGGTGTCGCCTCCTGCGCGGTGCTGGCGGCCGGTTTGGCGAAGGGTTTCACCGAGTCCTCGGCGTTGACGTTACGGCGCTCCAGGTACGCCTGCACCGCGCTCAACGTTCCGGCGAGGTCCGGCGTGTTGACGGTAACCGGTTGCTTGCTCAGTTCCGCGACCTGCTCGAGCATGATTTTGCTCTGCGGGTTATCCGGGTTGAAGTTGCCGGTGAGGACGTCACGCGCTTCGGCCAAGGCTTGGGTGTACACCGGCGTCTGACCGTTGAGCGCCGCCCATTGCGCCTGCTCGAGCGAAAGGCTCAGGGCCAGACGCACCTGGCTCAGGCTCTGGCCGGCGAGCAGCGGCCGGACGTTTTTGTCGGCGTTGAAATCGATACGGATGTAGCGCGAGATCTGATCCCACCACTGCGCCCAGCGACTGGCGCCGTCGCCATCGGAGGTCAGGCCCAGCAGCGAATCACCGCGATCCTTGTACTCCGGCGCCAACTCGGTGAGGCCGACGACCTGATCACGCAAGGCGCCCAGGCGCAGGAACAGCCCGGTGCGATCCGGCTGCGCGGTACTGCGCA
This window encodes:
- a CDS encoding heme biosynthesis protein HemY; amino-acid sequence: MKRLYVIVFLVIAATAALGLAIAEHSGYVLVAYKSFRYESSLWATLAVVAVLWLLVWGIKALVELVLTSGGVVNPWSRRNRSRRVQVAIEHGQLDLAEGRWASAQRHLYRAAEAERQPLLYYLGAARAANEQGHYEESDRLLERALERQPQAELAIALSHAQLQTDRGDTDGALVTLQAMHERHPHNVQTLRQLQRLHQQRGDWSSVIRLLPELRKDKVLPPAELTELERRAWGENLSLAAQREEDGAVGLQSLNRAWQQLTSAQRQEPALVLAYAEQLRQLGAQVEAEELLRTALKRKYDSHLARLYGLVRGSDPTRQLQTAEGWLKDHPGDASLLLTLGRLCLQASLWGKARDYLESSLRVQRNPESCAELARLLARLGDTDRSNMLFQEGLGLLDERLLAAPLPVAARA
- a CDS encoding disulfide bond formation protein B: MSLACSRSLFFMAFTAGILALGASYYLEYAVGLVPCSLCLVQRLFMSVLTLCCGVAAVHGPQRVGLSLYWTMALLTSLGGTTAAWRQVLLQSDSLQRLAHCAPGPEEMFSSLPWLCALMRMFNDTADCAELSWTLFDLSIPEWSLLFFVAMSILAVYQLLRQVWMALQRPLSGQPSHPALIRD
- a CDS encoding uroporphyrinogen-III C-methyltransferase, with protein sequence MSETALPKDDVQPVIDAPVDAPPPAAEPRRGNGLAILALLLGAAGVAVGGWGVWQVRHLQANTQNQLSQVQALSDQAQTLKLNEQRLTERLGQLPGADELADRQRLVTQLQGDQQRLNQRLETVLGASRKDWRLAEAEHLLRLASLRLSALQDVTSAQALVQGADEILREQNDPGSFAAREQVAKTLVALRSTAQPDRTGLFLRLGALRDQVVGLTELAPEYKDRGDSLLGLTSDGDGASRWAQWWDQISRYIRIDFNADKNVRPLLAGQSLSQVRLALSLSLEQAQWAALNGQTPVYTQALAEARDVLTGNFNPDNPQSKIMLEQVAELSKQPVTVNTPDLAGTLSAVQAYLERRNVNAEDSVKPFAKPAASTAQEATP